In one Nocardia tengchongensis genomic region, the following are encoded:
- the trpC gene encoding indole-3-glycerol phosphate synthase TrpC, protein MTVLDSILDGVRADVAAREALLDFQAVKAAAAAARSPRDAKAALHAEGIGVIAEVKRASPSKGALADIPNPADLARAYEDGGARIISVLTEQRRFGGSLADLDAVRAAVDIPVLRKDFIVGPYQIHEARAHGADVILLIVAALEQDVLSALIDRTESLGMTALVEVHTEEEADRALEAGASVIGVNARNLKTLEVDRDVFARIAPGLPSEVIRVAESGIRGTADLLAYAGAGADAVLVGEGLVTSGDPRAAVAELVTAGTHPSCPKPVRRGR, encoded by the coding sequence ATGACGGTACTCGACTCGATTCTCGACGGGGTCCGTGCGGACGTGGCCGCGCGGGAAGCCCTTCTGGATTTCCAGGCGGTGAAAGCGGCCGCCGCGGCGGCGCGCTCCCCGCGTGACGCCAAGGCCGCCCTGCACGCCGAGGGCATCGGCGTGATCGCCGAGGTGAAGCGGGCCAGCCCCTCCAAGGGTGCGCTCGCCGACATCCCGAACCCCGCCGACCTGGCCCGCGCCTACGAGGACGGCGGCGCCCGCATCATCAGCGTGCTCACCGAGCAGCGCCGCTTCGGCGGTTCGCTGGCCGACCTGGACGCGGTCCGCGCGGCGGTCGACATCCCGGTTCTGCGCAAGGACTTCATCGTCGGCCCGTACCAGATCCACGAGGCCCGCGCGCACGGCGCGGACGTGATCCTGCTGATCGTGGCCGCGCTCGAGCAGGACGTGCTGTCCGCGCTCATCGACCGCACCGAATCGCTCGGCATGACCGCGCTGGTCGAGGTGCACACCGAGGAAGAGGCGGACCGCGCCCTCGAGGCCGGCGCCAGCGTGATCGGCGTCAACGCCCGCAACCTCAAGACCCTCGAGGTGGACCGGGATGTGTTCGCGCGCATCGCCCCCGGCCTGCCCAGCGAAGTGATCCGCGTGGCCGAGTCCGGCATTCGCGGCACCGCCGACCTGCTGGCCTACGCCGGCGCGGGCGCGGACGCCGTGCTCGTCGGCGAGGGCCTGGTGACCAGCGGCGACCCGCGCGCCGCGGTGGCCGAGCTGGTGACCGCCGGAACCCACCCGTCCTGCCCGAAACCGGTTCGCCGGGGACGGTGA
- the trpB gene encoding tryptophan synthase subunit beta: MTQTEKLSGKNTLGLPQASDGVAHKSHEPDLGGHFGVYGGRHVPEALMAVIEEVTAEYDKCRVDPNFLDELDRLQRDYTGRPSPVFECKNLAQHAGGARIFLKREDLNHTGSHKINNVLGQVLLAKRMNKTRVIAETGAGQHGVATATACALLGIECVIYMGAVDTVRQQLNVARMRLLGAEVISVTTGSQTLKDAINEALRDWVTNAEQTYYCFGTAAGPHPFPLMVRDFQRIIGIEARQQIQAHTGRLPDAVTACVGGGSNAIGIFHAFLDDPAVRLIGYEAAGDGVETGRHAATFTGGTPGAFQGAYSYLLQDEDGQTIDSHSISAGLDYPGVGPEHAYLKDIGRAEYYPVTDTEAMDALLLLSRAEGIIPAIESAHAVAGALKLGQELGPDKIIVVNLSGRGDKDMDTAAQWFGLFDAPEGDDK, from the coding sequence ATGACACAGACCGAAAAGCTGTCCGGCAAGAACACTCTCGGCCTCCCGCAGGCCAGTGACGGTGTCGCGCACAAGAGTCACGAACCCGATCTGGGCGGCCACTTCGGCGTCTACGGCGGACGCCACGTGCCCGAGGCGCTGATGGCCGTGATCGAAGAGGTCACCGCCGAATACGACAAGTGCCGGGTGGACCCGAACTTCCTCGACGAGCTGGATAGGCTGCAGCGCGACTACACCGGGCGTCCCTCGCCGGTGTTCGAGTGCAAGAACCTGGCCCAGCACGCGGGTGGCGCACGCATCTTCCTCAAGCGGGAAGACCTGAACCACACCGGTTCTCACAAGATCAACAATGTGCTCGGTCAGGTGCTCCTGGCCAAGCGCATGAACAAGACCCGCGTGATCGCCGAGACCGGCGCGGGTCAGCACGGCGTCGCCACCGCCACCGCGTGCGCGCTGCTGGGCATCGAATGCGTCATCTACATGGGCGCGGTCGACACCGTGCGCCAGCAGCTGAACGTGGCCCGCATGCGCCTGCTCGGCGCCGAAGTCATCAGTGTGACAACGGGTTCGCAGACGCTCAAGGACGCCATCAACGAGGCGCTGCGCGACTGGGTCACCAATGCCGAGCAGACCTACTACTGCTTCGGCACCGCCGCCGGACCGCACCCGTTCCCGCTCATGGTGCGCGACTTCCAGCGCATCATCGGCATCGAGGCGCGCCAGCAGATCCAGGCCCACACCGGCCGGCTGCCCGACGCGGTAACCGCCTGTGTCGGTGGCGGTTCCAACGCCATCGGCATCTTCCACGCCTTCCTCGACGATCCGGCCGTGCGCCTGATCGGCTACGAGGCAGCCGGCGACGGCGTCGAGACCGGCCGCCACGCCGCCACCTTCACCGGTGGTACCCCGGGCGCGTTCCAGGGCGCGTACTCGTACCTGCTGCAGGACGAGGACGGGCAGACCATCGACTCGCATTCGATCTCCGCGGGTCTGGACTACCCGGGCGTCGGCCCGGAGCACGCCTACCTCAAGGACATCGGTCGCGCCGAGTACTACCCGGTCACCGACACCGAGGCCATGGACGCGCTGCTGCTGCTGAGCCGCGCCGAGGGCATCATCCCGGCCATCGAGTCCGCGCACGCCGTGGCGGGCGCGCTCAAGCTGGGGCAGGAACTGGGTCCGGACAAGATCATCGTCGTGAACCTGTCCGGCCGCGGCGACAAGGACATGGACACCGCCGCCCAGTGGTTCGGGCTGTTCGACGCGCCCGAGGGGGACGACAAGTGA